The genome window CGGCTGGCTCCCACCAGGGATTTGCCCATGGGGGTGAGACAAGAAGACCAAGGTTAAGCCACATGGTCGGGGTGCCCCCACCGCCCGAGTGGGCACGTGGCCGGGGCACAGCCCCAAGCGGAGGCCTGTGCAGGCGGGTGACCCAGGGCCTTGCGGCACCGCCATGTGACAGCATGAAATCGCTCCTCCCAGGCATGCCAGGCTGCGAGGGACAGGACTGGGGGGAAGCAtttcccctcccaccctccaGCTCATAAACCCAgtgggcagcagccctgcaccaaGGCGACATCTCTTTCGGCACTGACCACAGCGCCCGGGACCATgggccagctgcagctctggcttgCCATCCTGGCCGGACTCTCAGGGATCGTGGCCCAGGAAGGTaggggcagcactggggcacagggcagggcaggtcGGGGGAGGGtctggcagcagctctccaaGCCCTCTGCTCCATGCCAGAGCCCAGTCAGCAGGTctggaggaggctggagcaAAGCTGGGGTCAGCAAAGGGGACATCAGGGTGGTGGGGTCACCCAGGGGGGCTGGAGGAAGTCTCAGAGGCATTCAGAGGGGACTGCAGGACAATCCAAACTCCCACCGCATCCCCTCTCTCGTCCCCCAGACCTGTATCGGAAGGTGTTCATCTTCCGGAAGGACCCCAGTGACGCCTATGTGGTGCTGAGGCCCAAGCTCGGGCAGCCACTGCAGAACTTCACGGTGTGCCTGCGGTCCTACACCGATCTAACCCGGCCCTACAGCCTCTTCTCCTACGCCACCAAGGCGCAGGACAATGAGATCCTCGTCCTCAAGCCCAAGCCCAGTGAGTACCGGTTCTACGTGGGGGGCAAGTTTGTCACCTTCCGTGTCCCCGAGGGCCACAGGGACTGGGAGCACATCTGCACCAGCTGGGAATCAGCCACCGGCATTGCTGAGTTTTGGCTCAACGGGAAGCCCTGGCCCCGCAAGGGGCTGCAGCGGGGCTACACggtgggggcagaggcagccatcttactggggcaggagcaggatgcCTTCGGGGGTGGCTTCGACGTCTACAACTCCTTCTCGGGTGAGCTGGCCGATGTCTACTTGTGGGACGTGGGGCTGTCCCCAGACAAGATGCGAGCTGCCTACCAGTCCCTGCGCCTGCCACCCTCCATCTTAGGCTGGAGGAGCCTGAGCTACGAAGTGAAGGGCGATGTGGTGGTGAAACCCCGGCTCCGGGAGGCACTGGGGCCATGAGAACCGGCTGGATCCGGGGCTGGGGCGGCCTCAGCCCCGAcactcccctccccatcccatcaACCTTTCACCTCTACAGCCTGCCAAGAAGATGCCGTCTGCATGCCCCAGCCACGGAGTTCCGGTCAGAGCTGGGGTCAGATGGAGCTGTGGAAGGCTGGGGACACCATTCAGCCTGACAGGGTCCCCCTGAGTaccagcagctgccactgaCCCATCACTGATGCCTGGGGcaccctttcccttcccacaccCTCCCCGAGCTGCCCTCTGGCTGGCTCCTGCACGGGCAGGGTGCAGATCCACTGGCTCCAGCACTGCCCAACCACACGTAGAACAGCAGAAGTGAtcagggctgggcaggcccCAGGGGATGCAGGACCCATCCCTGATGCCTGTCCCCATGCACACCCACCATCCCCAGGCTCCCTGCCAGGTCTGCAGGCTCCCGGGCAGAGCTGGCTCTGAGCCCCTCACCAGACTGCCAAACAGCCCCATAGGTCAGTGTCCCCAGGCACTTGGGGACGAAGGTCACGGGGAAACATCACCATTGCATAGCCATGCTTACACCGGCAcagaggctgggcagccccagggccgCAGCACAGTGGCTCTGCAGTTCCCTCTCGCCACAGAGGGGCCAGCGGCCAGGCTCAGCAGTGCGAAGGGGCAGCCATGGCTCTGCCTCCTCGCCCTTGTGGTGCTTTCTGACCTTGCTACCCTGTGAGGTAGGTGCAGGGGGGTTGTGCCGTGACCCGCTCTGGGTCTCACAGGGAGAGCAGAAGGTACAGTGGGGAGCAATGGGCGCAGTGGGCATAGGGGGACACGCGGTGGTGGTGGCAGTCGGGAGCAGCGGGGCACCCTGAGCACTGCAGAGGGGTGCAGTGGGTGCAGTGAGGGGTACAGGAGGTGCAAGGAGGAGGCCTGGGCGTCATGCAGTAGCCATGGATGGAGAAGGCACCCAGAACTCTGCAGAGGGGTGCAATGAGCACAGCACCGTGTGCTGGGGGTGCAGCAGGGTGCATAGGGGTGGGCTGAGGAGGTGCGATGGCAGTGTAGCAAAAGGGCTAAAAGGGGCACCCTAAGTCGGGGCAGCagtgggggacagcagggacacAATGCCAGGCACCACGAGGAATGTCGCACAGCTGTGTcaggggtggcagcagggatgtGGGGCTCCCACAGCCTGGAACAGCCAGGCCACAGAGGTGGGAACAGGGAGACCCCGCTGTCCAGCCTGGCACTCTCATCTGGGTGCTGCAGAAAAAGCGACTGCCTAGATCCAGGCTCACCTGTCAGCACCCACTCTCTACCAGCAGCTGATGCTCTTCTGCAAGGTCACAGGGACCCCAGGTAAGGCACTCCCCACCCTCCTGCAGCTtctggcacagcaccagcatTGGACAGGCAGTTGCTGCATCTCTGGCCCCGTAGGCAATGGGAGGagaaggggctgggagggagcgCCATGgtccctctgtgtccccccacccaATGACATGGCCGCCCCAGGGTGTCCACCTACCTGAGTGACACCCGGCTGGCTCAGCCCCAAGGTGTTCctgtgggagaaggaaggaattCATGACTCCCTGTAGAAAGGCCCCAGCAacatcctcctcttcccctcctccaacAAGACCCACTGCCGTGGTCACCTACAACCTAAGGACAGATGTTAGGGAAGGGGCCAAGGGGGTGGCTGGGGACAAGgactctccccctccttcctgcagctcaTCCTCACCGTATCACAGCCCACACGCGGCCGGTCTTGGAGGTGGAATCCACCTCTGGGTGTGATGCTGGAGGCCACCTCCAGGTTGGTGGTGGCTTCCTCACcggcaggctgcagccctgttTCCCCTTGGGGGATTTGGCCAGATGCCTTTGCCATGGCAGGAGCAGCCACTTCTTTCTCACCTCTCCCAGACCTGGAGCACAAAGTGTTCGTGTTTCCCCAAGAGACCAATGACTCCCACGTGCTGGTGAGGGCAAAGCCCAAGCAGCCGCTGCAGAACGTCACTGTGCACCTGTGGTCCTACACCGACCTAACCCAGCCCTACAGCCTCTTCTGCACCACCAAGGCGCAGGACGGGATCCTCCTCCTCAAGCCCAAGCTCAAAGAGTACCAATTC of Falco rusticolus isolate bFalRus1 chromosome 19, bFalRus1.pri, whole genome shotgun sequence contains these proteins:
- the LOC119159279 gene encoding C-reactive protein, which codes for MGQLQLWLAILAGLSGIVAQEDLYRKVFIFRKDPSDAYVVLRPKLGQPLQNFTVCLRSYTDLTRPYSLFSYATKAQDNEILVLKPKPSEYRFYVGGKFVTFRVPEGHRDWEHICTSWESATGIAEFWLNGKPWPRKGLQRGYTVGAEAAILLGQEQDAFGGGFDVYNSFSGELADVYLWDVGLSPDKMRAAYQSLRLPPSILGWRSLSYEVKGDVVVKPRLREALGP